In Gadus macrocephalus chromosome 4, ASM3116895v1, the following proteins share a genomic window:
- the aif1l gene encoding allograft inflammatory factor 1-like: MPSNMGAQGGKAFGALKAQQREKLDEINKEYMEDQKYRDEEDLPEKLEGFKNKYAEFDLDDQGDIDIMGLKQMMEKLGVPKTHLDVKKMIVEVTGGSSNTINYRDFVRMMLGKRSAVLKLVLVFEDKANGAGSKPNGGGGGGGGGGPPPKRDISSLP; the protein is encoded by the exons ATGCCTTCTAACATGGGCGCTCAGG GTGGAAAGGCCTTCGGGGCACTAAAGGCACAGCAAAGGGAAAAACTGGACGAGATTAACAAG GAATATATGGAAGACCAGAAATACCGGGACGAAGAGGACCTCCCTGAGAAACTGGAGGGCTTTAAAA ATAAATACGCAGAGTTCGACCTCGACGACCAGGGAGACATCG ACATCATGGGTCTGAAGCAGATGATGGAGAAGCTGGGCGTTCCCAAGACGCACCTGGACGTGAAGAAGATGATCGTGGAGGTGACGGGGGGCAGCAGCAACACCATCAACTACCGCGACTTCGTCCGGATGATGCTGGGGAAGCGCTCGGCCGTCCTCAAACT ggtgTTGGTCTTTGAGGACAAGGCAAACGGTGCCGGCAGTAAACCaaacggtggtggtggtggtggtggtggtggtggaccccCCCCTAAAAGGGACATATCCAGCCTGCCATGA